A DNA window from Pseudorasbora parva isolate DD20220531a chromosome 19, ASM2467924v1, whole genome shotgun sequence contains the following coding sequences:
- the LOC137047494 gene encoding uncharacterized protein, translated as MTTPTPSATPFADIITSLAALHQNQHQAMLELRADQERRFEAIVRGQQEDRERFRSWIDREVHTEAAGLASAPVHVPLHKMGPQDDPEAFIDLFQKAAEACGWPRAQWPVRLIPLLSGEAQAAAQQLPVANLLDYDDLKRAIIQRVGRTPEQHRQRFRSLEWGETGRPFAMAHQLRDACRKWLLAGGSDVDHIVDLVVLEQFIARLPKKTAEWVQCHRPTSLTTAINLAEDHLVACPGVGEPRLTSPSFSPPSVSPSPPVPLPRSRPPGPPRIPPRGRGGMGPGQYGSSRAPPRGAGLLGSGGDIGSGSTPPPRSYSNPLPAAGAAGRPGLACWRCGDPDHFVDRCPMMDIGTMIRVPDVQRTTPDQAGEYQVP; from the exons atgactactccaacgccctccgccacgccgtttgcggacattatcacctctctcgcggccctccaccagaaTCAACATCAGGCCATGCTGGAgctgcgggcggaccaggagcgtcgattcgaggccatcgtccgcggccagcaagaggaccgcgagaggttccggagctggatagaccgggaggttcacaccgaagccgccgggctcgccagcgcaccggtccacgtgcccctacacaagatggggccacaggacgatcccgaggccttcatagACCTTTTTCAGAAAgcggcggaggcctgcgggtggccccgggcacagtggccggtgcgccttatTCCATTGCTCagcggagaagcccaggcggccgcccaacaactgccggtggcgaacctcctggattacgacgatctgaagagggccatcattcAGCGGGTCGGTCGGACCCCCGAACAACACCGTCAGCGTTTCCGCTCGCTTGAGTGGGGGGAGACCGGccggcccttcgcgatggcccaccagctccgggacgcctgccgcaaatggctattggccggtggaagcgacgtggaccacatcgtcgatctggtggtactggaacagttcatcgctcggcttcccaagaagaccgccgagtgggtccagtgccaccggcccacgtcgctgacgacggccatcaacctggcggaggaccatctggtggcgtgcccaggggtcggcgaaccccgtttaacttctccctctttctctcccccctctgtctctccttctcctcctgtccctctccctaggtcccgccctccagggccccctcgtattccccccagaggtcggggtggaatgggcccagggcaatacgggagttcgagggccccgcccaggggggcggggctgctggggtcgggcggggatatcggttccggttccaccccccctccgcgctcatattccaacccactccccgccgcaggggcggcgggcaggcctgggctggcctgctggcggtgcggtgacccggaccattttgtggaccgatgtccaatgatggatatcgggacaatgatccgggtcccggacgtccagcggaccacccctgatcaagcaggagagtaccaagttcct taa